A single genomic interval of Salmo trutta chromosome 13, fSalTru1.1, whole genome shotgun sequence harbors:
- the LOC115206460 gene encoding collagenase 3-like, which yields MPPRQDKMEITYLLLLVVVAQSFAMPLSSLEETDKWLLAEKYLRRFYNLRAGLQGTKTHRSSDAMHAKIREMQSFFNLQVTGSLDANTLELMSMARCGVPDVGEYNHFPRHLKWQNTNVTFRIVNYTPDLKKADVDRAIHNAFNIWADVTPLTFKKLHEGMADIMISFGTKEHGDFNPFDGPDGLLAHAYPPGRDIGGDTHFDEDEHWSKDSDAYNLFLVATHEFGHALGLSHSTDPGALMYPVYSYSQGYPLSEDDITGIQALYGPNPRHRKVKPKPDAPNKCDPMLNFDAVTELRGETIIFKDRFYWRLHPQFAEPEQTLIKSTWPSLPNKVDAAYEYPEKDMVFIFSGIRMWALNGYNLVEGYPKYIHKLGLPKTVRTVDAAVYIPDTGKTLLFSEEHYWSYDEKTNTMDSGFPRSIEMDFPGMAEEVDAAVYQYGYLHFFHEHTQFEYSYSARKVIQIVRTNSFLNC from the exons ATGCCACCAAGACAAGACAAGATGGAAATCACATATTTACTGCTCCTTGTGGTGGTTGCTCAGTCATTTGCTATGCCTCTGTCATCGCTGGAGGAGACTGATAAGTGGCTATTAGCTGAG AAATACCTTCGCAGGTTCTACAACCTTCGAGCTGGACTTCAGGGAACAAAGACCCACAGGTCTTCAGATGCCATGCATGCTAAGATCAGGGAGATGCAGTCCTTCTTCAACCTCCAGGTGACGGGGAGCCTGGACGCTAACACCCTGGAGCTGATGAGCATGGCCAGGTGTGGTGTCCCTGACGTGGGGGAATACAATCACTTCCCCCGACACCTCAAATGGCAGAACACCAATGTGACCTTCAG AATAGTGAATTATACTCCTGATCTGAAGAAGGCTGATGTGGACAGAGCTATCCATAACGCCTTCAACATCTGGGCTGACGTCACTCCTCTGACCTTCAAGAAACTGCATGAGGGGATGGCTGACATCATGATTTCATTTGGGACAAAAG AACATGGAGACTTCAACCCCTTTGACGGCCCTGACGGTCTCTTAGCCCATGCCTATCCCCCTGGCAGAGACATTGGAGGAGACACGCACTTTGATGAAGATGAACACTGGTCAAAAGACTCAGACG CCTACAACCTTTTCCTGGTGGCCACCCATGAGTTTGGCCATGCCCTTGGTTTGTCCCATTCTACTGATCCTGGGGCTCTGATGTACCCAGTCTACTCCTATAGCCAGGGTTACCCACTGTCTGAAGATGATATCACTGGCATTCAAGCTCTTTATG GCCCGAACCCCAGGCACAGGAAAGTGAAGCCCAagccagatgccccaaacaaatGTGATCCCATGTTGAATTTTGATGCTGTTACTGAGCTCAGAGGAGAAACAATCATCTTCAAAGACAG GTTTTACTGGCGTCTCCATCCCCAGTTTGCAGAACCTGAGCAAACCCTGATCAAATCCACCTGGCCCTCCCTCCCCAACAAAGTGGATGCTGCTTATGAGTACCCTGAGAAAGACATGGTCTTCATATTCAGTG GTATTAGAATGTGGGCCCTGAATGGCTATAACCTGGTGGAGGGCTACCCCAAATACATCCATAAACTGGGACTCCCCAAGACCGTGAGGACGGTGGATGCTGCTGTGTACATCCCAGACACCGGCAAGACCCTTCTGTTCTCTGAGGAGCATTACTGGAG TTATGATGAGAAGACTAACACAATGGACAGCGGCTTCCCAAGATCCATTGAGATGGATTTCCCTGGAATGGCAGAGGAGGTGGATGCTGCCGTATATCAATATG GATATTTGCATTTCTTCCATGAACACACACAATTTGAATACAGCTACAGTGCAAGGAAGGTCATTCAGATTGTTAGGACAAACTCTTTTCTCAACTGCTGA